The proteins below come from a single Erythrobacter sp. SG61-1L genomic window:
- a CDS encoding aldolase/citrate lyase family protein, producing the protein MNTTERSMLDMLRKGREEFGVVAVKAEFEAEGTRPDELLRLLELTHRAGLDVALKIGGCEAVSDLLAAKLYGADYIIAPMVETPYALTKFAEARDKSWGEEAQNAKFLFNLETTTTLGNLGEMLPIARRHLDGVVFGRVDFTLSGGLSRADINSRKISECVLIAAQACRDNDLELVVGGGVSAEAAGALREFRQIRLDRFETRKVVFDGAMAESPRFADAIANAVQFELAWLENKRAYYGAIADEDLARIRMIRERSGAAAPVASLAA; encoded by the coding sequence ATGAATACCACCGAACGTTCGATGCTCGACATGCTCAGGAAAGGCCGCGAGGAATTCGGGGTCGTGGCCGTGAAGGCCGAGTTCGAGGCCGAAGGCACGCGGCCGGACGAATTGCTGCGCCTGCTGGAGCTTACTCACCGCGCCGGGCTGGATGTGGCACTGAAGATCGGCGGCTGCGAAGCCGTGTCGGACTTGCTGGCCGCGAAGCTTTATGGTGCGGACTACATCATCGCTCCGATGGTGGAGACGCCCTATGCGCTGACCAAGTTCGCCGAGGCGCGCGACAAGAGCTGGGGTGAAGAGGCGCAGAACGCGAAGTTCCTCTTCAACCTGGAAACCACCACTACGCTCGGCAATCTGGGCGAGATGCTGCCGATTGCGCGGCGCCATCTGGATGGCGTGGTGTTCGGCCGGGTGGACTTCACTCTTTCGGGCGGGCTTTCGCGGGCGGACATCAATTCGCGCAAGATCAGCGAATGCGTGCTGATCGCGGCGCAGGCCTGCCGCGATAACGATCTGGAACTGGTCGTGGGCGGCGGCGTCTCTGCCGAGGCCGCAGGCGCATTGCGCGAATTTCGCCAGATCCGGCTCGACCGGTTCGAGACGCGCAAGGTGGTGTTCGACGGGGCCATGGCGGAATCCCCGCGCTTTGCCGATGCCATTGCCAATGCGGTGCAGTTCGAACTGGCATGGCTGGAAAACAAGCGCGCCTATTACGGTGCCATCGCCGACGAGGATCTGGCCCGCATCCGCATGATCCGCGAACGTAGCGGCGCGGCCGCCCCTGTCGCGAGCCTTGCCGCATGA
- a CDS encoding inositol monophosphatase family protein: MTLYREVGALMEQVAECAILPRFRRLSGADVAEKSPGEVVTSADLEAERLLAEGLASLCPGVRIVGEEAVSADPGRLSGVGEGLVWLVDPLDGTANFAAGSALFGMMVALVEDGVPQMGWILDVVTGRMCFAEAGKGATIDGQPVRARGTGSPRPVAALGTHFLEPHRRERVHAHAQGQLQRVAVPRCAAESYPRLVLGENDIALFQRSLPWDHAAGALFVNEAGGRVTHWDRSPYRVGGHGTGILAATDPYLWEVGAQVLLGEEAGLLSVPELVG, encoded by the coding sequence ATGACGCTCTACCGTGAGGTCGGCGCCTTGATGGAGCAGGTGGCCGAATGCGCCATCCTGCCCCGCTTCCGGCGGCTGTCAGGCGCTGATGTGGCGGAAAAAAGCCCCGGCGAAGTGGTCACCAGTGCCGATCTGGAGGCCGAACGGCTGCTGGCCGAAGGGCTGGCGAGCCTGTGCCCTGGCGTCCGCATCGTGGGCGAGGAAGCAGTCTCGGCCGATCCGGGCCGGCTTTCCGGCGTGGGCGAAGGGCTGGTCTGGCTGGTCGATCCGTTGGACGGCACCGCCAATTTCGCTGCCGGCTCCGCCCTGTTTGGCATGATGGTGGCGCTGGTGGAAGATGGCGTGCCGCAGATGGGCTGGATACTCGACGTGGTCACCGGCCGCATGTGCTTTGCCGAAGCGGGCAAGGGCGCGACCATCGATGGCCAGCCGGTCAGGGCGCGTGGCACAGGCTCCCCCCGGCCGGTGGCGGCGCTCGGCACCCATTTCCTCGAACCGCACCGGCGCGAGCGGGTGCATGCCCATGCACAGGGCCAGTTGCAGCGCGTGGCCGTGCCCCGCTGCGCCGCCGAGAGCTATCCCCGCCTCGTGCTGGGCGAGAACGACATTGCCCTGTTCCAGCGCTCCCTGCCGTGGGACCATGCCGCAGGCGCGCTGTTCGTGAACGAAGCGGGCGGGCGCGTCACCCATTGGGACCGTTCCCCCTATCGCGTCGGCGGGCACGGTACGGGCATCCTTGCGGCGACCGATCCCTATCTGTGGGAAGTGGGCGCGCAGGTGCTGCTGGGCGAAGAGGCGGGCCTTCTGTCCGTTCCGGAACTGGTCGGATGA
- a CDS encoding SLBB domain-containing protein: MISMPGRIASTLALAAALLATQATAQLALPVDPGQQQGAAARSDTGGGTQVPGVSPAPVQAYEPDSLDGGIAPAVLDDPSTASAKPVKVLTKAPPASEFESYVSEMAGKSLRRFGSELLIPSARDFTPPPVAAIPPDYRLNPGDRIRLSLAGSVQASDLQLTVDNEGRIFVPKVGSIMVGGLRYGDLREAIAREVSRQYRSFELEVTVARLKGVTVYVTGFAATPGSFTVGSLSTLVNAVLAAGGPSSGGSFRSIQLRRNGELVSDFDLYDLLLKGDRRGDAVLQNGDVIYIAPAGEQVAVTGSVNREAIFELAPNETLSDALLYAGGVNTIADRSRLMVFDPLGQSGTGWEEISAADAQARPAKRGEIIRVVSNAGIARPLQQQSLLVTIGGEVAKPGRYYFRPGATLEEVLQRAGGLTQEAFPYASVITRESVRQQQQASFERAIQDVEMQLTAQPLTSVDRAQRVQPANIELIRSVVAQMREREPTGRLVFDLPVNAADLPGELILENNDTIYVPPRPVTVGVFGAVPTPASFAYADGRQIRDYVGLAGGIQKLGDKGEIFVVRANGTVLADGKRTLNAKALPGDLVFIPIEANRGEFWARLRDITGSLFGGLIGLASVKTIVE, encoded by the coding sequence ATGATTTCCATGCCGGGCAGGATCGCTTCCACATTGGCTCTGGCGGCTGCCTTGCTCGCCACGCAGGCGACGGCGCAGCTCGCTCTGCCGGTCGATCCCGGCCAGCAGCAGGGGGCAGCCGCGCGCAGCGATACGGGTGGCGGCACGCAGGTTCCGGGCGTCTCGCCCGCGCCGGTGCAAGCCTATGAGCCGGACAGCCTTGATGGCGGCATCGCCCCTGCGGTGCTGGACGATCCTTCAACGGCCTCAGCAAAGCCCGTCAAGGTTCTGACCAAGGCGCCGCCAGCCAGCGAATTCGAAAGCTACGTTTCGGAAATGGCGGGCAAGTCGCTGCGCCGCTTCGGCTCGGAACTGCTGATCCCCTCCGCGCGCGATTTCACGCCGCCGCCCGTCGCTGCGATTCCGCCCGATTACCGCCTGAACCCGGGTGATCGCATCCGCCTGTCGCTGGCGGGGTCTGTGCAGGCGAGTGACCTGCAGCTGACCGTGGACAATGAAGGCCGCATCTTCGTGCCCAAGGTCGGCTCGATCATGGTTGGCGGCCTGCGCTATGGCGATCTGCGCGAGGCGATCGCGCGTGAAGTTTCGCGGCAATATCGCAGCTTCGAACTGGAAGTGACGGTGGCCCGCCTCAAGGGCGTGACCGTTTACGTCACCGGCTTTGCCGCCACGCCCGGTTCCTTCACCGTGGGCAGCCTGTCCACGCTGGTGAATGCCGTGCTGGCGGCCGGCGGGCCTTCCTCCGGCGGAAGTTTCCGTTCCATCCAGCTGCGCCGCAATGGGGAGCTGGTTTCCGATTTCGATCTCTACGATCTGCTGCTGAAGGGCGACAGGCGCGGCGATGCCGTGCTGCAGAACGGTGACGTGATCTATATCGCCCCTGCGGGTGAGCAGGTGGCTGTCACCGGCAGCGTCAATCGCGAGGCCATTTTCGAGCTGGCCCCGAACGAGACCCTCTCCGACGCGCTGCTCTATGCTGGCGGGGTCAACACGATTGCCGACCGCAGCCGCCTGATGGTGTTCGATCCGCTGGGGCAGAGCGGCACGGGGTGGGAAGAAATCTCCGCCGCCGATGCGCAGGCTCGCCCGGCAAAGCGCGGCGAGATCATCCGCGTGGTCAGCAATGCCGGGATCGCCCGCCCGCTGCAGCAGCAATCTTTGCTCGTCACCATTGGCGGCGAAGTGGCAAAGCCGGGCCGCTATTACTTCCGCCCCGGCGCCACGCTGGAAGAAGTACTTCAGCGCGCCGGAGGGCTGACGCAGGAGGCATTTCCCTATGCCAGCGTCATCACGCGCGAGAGCGTGCGCCAGCAACAGCAGGCCAGTTTCGAGCGGGCAATCCAGGATGTGGAGATGCAGCTCACCGCGCAGCCGCTCACTTCGGTTGATCGTGCCCAGCGGGTGCAGCCCGCCAATATCGAGCTGATCCGTTCGGTGGTTGCCCAGATGCGAGAGCGTGAGCCGACCGGGCGGCTGGTGTTCGATCTGCCCGTCAATGCAGCAGACCTTCCGGGCGAACTGATCCTTGAGAATAACGATACGATCTATGTCCCGCCCCGGCCGGTTACGGTCGGCGTGTTCGGCGCTGTGCCGACGCCTGCCTCCTTCGCCTATGCCGATGGGCGGCAGATCCGCGATTATGTGGGTCTTGCCGGCGGTATCCAGAAGCTGGGCGACAAGGGCGAGATCTTCGTGGTCCGCGCCAATGGCACTGTGCTGGCGGACGGCAAGCGCACGCTGAATGCCAAGGCGCTGCCGGGCGATCTGGTGTTCATCCCCATCGAGGCCAATCGCGGCGAGTTCTGGGCGCGGTTGCGCGACATTACCGGCAGCCTGTTCGGCGGGCTGATCGGCCTGGCATCCGTGAAGACGATCGTCGAATGA
- a CDS encoding glycosyltransferase family 2 protein: MTRPELSIVIPCFNEQENVRAICAAVTLEAQKAVRSHEIVLIDNCSTDDTRRIIRQLCREDGRIRAIFNSRNYGQMRSPTYGIYQASGQAVIGMCADFQDPPEMIGRFVEEWRKGAQVVLGQRRSEPSSLVLRMVRKAGYAFLSRFGDQPIIPGATGFGLFDRKVVDALAAWNEPEPFFRGMLVEVGFRLTVIPFDRPPRAAGESKNGFRTLFSFAMSALAGSTRSLLRLPLFAAGFFGLATLGLVISTLVALFLGGPAGELALFGLATASMTLIMLCMGLVAEQVRLLSERSRNVPLVIEDERINFPAGAQ; this comes from the coding sequence ATGACGCGGCCGGAACTCTCCATCGTCATCCCCTGCTTCAATGAGCAGGAGAATGTCAGGGCGATCTGCGCAGCCGTTACGCTGGAGGCGCAAAAGGCGGTCCGCTCGCACGAGATCGTGCTGATCGACAATTGCTCCACTGACGATACGCGCAGGATCATCCGGCAATTGTGCCGTGAGGATGGCCGCATCCGGGCGATCTTCAACAGCCGCAATTACGGCCAAATGCGCAGCCCCACTTACGGCATCTATCAGGCCAGCGGGCAGGCGGTGATCGGCATGTGCGCCGATTTCCAGGACCCGCCCGAAATGATCGGCCGTTTCGTGGAAGAATGGCGCAAGGGCGCTCAGGTGGTGCTGGGCCAGCGCCGCAGCGAGCCGTCTTCGCTGGTGCTGCGCATGGTGCGCAAGGCTGGCTATGCGTTCCTGAGCCGCTTCGGCGATCAGCCGATCATTCCTGGTGCGACCGGCTTCGGCCTGTTTGACCGCAAGGTGGTGGACGCGCTGGCCGCATGGAACGAGCCGGAGCCGTTCTTCCGCGGGATGCTGGTGGAAGTGGGCTTCCGCCTTACCGTGATCCCCTTCGACCGGCCGCCCCGCGCGGCGGGGGAGAGCAAGAACGGCTTTCGTACCCTGTTTTCCTTCGCCATGTCGGCCCTTGCCGGATCGACCCGATCCTTGTTGCGACTGCCTCTGTTTGCGGCCGGTTTCTTCGGGCTGGCTACTCTGGGGTTGGTGATCTCCACGCTAGTGGCCCTGTTCCTGGGCGGGCCGGCGGGAGAGCTTGCCCTCTTCGGGCTGGCAACGGCATCCATGACGCTCATCATGCTCTGCATGGGGCTGGTGGCCGAGCAGGTCCGTCTGCTGAGCGAGCGCAGCCGCAACGTGCCGTTGGTGATCGAGGATGAGCGGATCAATTTCCCGGCAGGCGCGCAATGA
- a CDS encoding glycosyltransferase family 87 protein: MSEAEAGGGRRFWPLLPEILLALAVLASLGMTAAFFLHHGYLPQPFVLDTNDTFMDWFNTAYWANNRGIYDVWRSIYPPLSFAFLDSFSLHSCYLQSPFYARDCDRLGRATLIGFYLLDVVLIWLSLRRIDRVTAPWRTIALGLGLPLLFTLERGNLILACFAFFVLAHGPLLQSRLWRGLAAAVTINFKPYLVLPVLELAVRRRWRMLELAGIATIALFLVTLAVVGSGTPGEIASNTANWIVFQSGQVWNEVNYSTSYAPFLTMRQAQVPLLDFVPSRTIETIEFAVPLAIRLTQVMALAALVAAWLQPRALPASRIAALLLGAYLVTQSPGGYTQLFLLFLVFMEPMKRPGPSLAILCAYLLCLVGDVMLAPVLQITSTSWLGERTVDPQFGLTYGHFARPGLIILIVWALSLDAIAQVARAHGASRPSLGLAAA, translated from the coding sequence ATGAGCGAGGCGGAGGCCGGGGGAGGCCGCCGCTTCTGGCCGCTTCTGCCCGAAATTCTACTGGCGCTGGCCGTGCTGGCGAGCCTTGGCATGACTGCCGCATTCTTCCTGCACCACGGTTATCTGCCGCAGCCCTTCGTACTCGATACGAACGACACCTTCATGGACTGGTTCAACACGGCCTATTGGGCGAATAATCGCGGCATCTACGATGTGTGGCGCAGCATCTATCCGCCGCTTTCCTTTGCCTTCCTCGACAGTTTCAGCCTGCATTCCTGCTATCTCCAGTCGCCATTCTACGCCCGCGATTGCGACCGGCTGGGGCGGGCGACGCTGATCGGCTTCTATCTGCTGGACGTGGTGCTGATCTGGCTCAGTCTGCGCCGGATCGATCGGGTGACCGCGCCCTGGCGCACCATCGCACTCGGGTTGGGCCTGCCCCTGCTGTTCACGCTGGAGCGGGGCAATCTGATCCTGGCCTGTTTCGCATTCTTCGTGCTGGCCCACGGCCCGCTGCTGCAATCGCGGCTGTGGCGCGGGCTGGCGGCGGCAGTGACGATCAATTTCAAGCCCTATCTGGTGCTGCCCGTGCTGGAACTGGCCGTGCGCCGCCGCTGGCGGATGCTGGAACTGGCGGGGATTGCCACCATTGCCCTCTTCCTCGTCACGCTGGCGGTGGTGGGATCGGGCACGCCGGGGGAAATCGCCTCCAACACCGCCAACTGGATCGTGTTCCAGAGCGGGCAGGTGTGGAACGAGGTCAATTACTCCACCAGCTATGCCCCCTTCCTCACCATGCGGCAGGCGCAGGTGCCGCTGCTGGATTTCGTGCCTTCGCGCACCATCGAGACCATCGAATTTGCCGTGCCGCTGGCCATCCGGCTGACGCAGGTGATGGCACTGGCCGCACTTGTGGCGGCATGGCTGCAGCCGCGCGCCTTGCCGGCCAGCCGCATCGCCGCGCTGCTGCTGGGGGCCTATCTCGTCACCCAGTCACCGGGCGGGTATACGCAATTGTTCCTGCTGTTTCTGGTGTTCATGGAACCGATGAAGCGGCCGGGGCCGTCTCTGGCGATCCTGTGCGCCTATCTGCTGTGTCTGGTGGGCGATGTCATGCTTGCCCCCGTTCTGCAGATCACCAGCACCAGCTGGCTGGGTGAGCGGACGGTCGATCCGCAATTCGGCCTCACCTATGGCCACTTCGCGCGGCCTGGCCTGATCATCCTGATCGTCTGGGCATTGTCGCTGGATGCCATTGCGCAGGTCGCGCGGGCACATGGCGCCTCGCGGCCCTCGCTGGGGCTGGCGGCGGCATGA
- a CDS encoding NAD(P)-dependent oxidoreductase: MIVQQDIAAAVEALAPVWPKLDGARIFMTGGTGFIGRWMLEMLAAAPVQTEVLLLSRNPVRFAQSAPHLAARFSLIQGDTGAFHKPKGDFSYVIHGATDASAALTANDPRRMFDTILNGTRRTLDFALESGAGRYLFMSSGAIYGSQPPDITHIPEDWMGGPDLCDPKSSYAEGKRAAETLCAIYRHQFGLDTVSARIFALLGPMLPLDTHFAAGNFIRDAMEGRRIRVESSGQAVRSYLYAADLAAWLWTMLADAPAGAAYNCGSEEAVSIADLARLTADVLGGPGVDVLGKPDPGWNPGRYVPSTAAIRRDLGLRPTVPLAEAIRRTALANGWTK, from the coding sequence ATGATCGTGCAGCAGGATATTGCGGCGGCGGTAGAGGCCCTCGCACCCGTCTGGCCGAAGCTGGACGGCGCGCGCATCTTCATGACCGGCGGAACGGGCTTTATCGGTCGCTGGATGCTGGAAATGCTGGCCGCAGCGCCAGTGCAGACGGAAGTTTTGCTGCTCAGCCGCAACCCGGTGCGCTTTGCCCAGTCGGCACCGCATCTGGCGGCACGTTTCTCGCTTATTCAAGGGGATACGGGCGCATTTCACAAACCTAAAGGTGACTTTAGCTATGTGATTCACGGCGCTACGGACGCCAGTGCGGCACTGACAGCCAATGATCCGCGCCGTATGTTCGACACGATCCTGAACGGTACGCGACGCACATTGGATTTCGCGCTGGAAAGCGGGGCAGGGCGCTATCTGTTCATGAGTTCCGGTGCGATATATGGCTCCCAGCCACCTGACATAACGCATATTCCTGAAGACTGGATGGGCGGGCCGGATCTGTGCGATCCCAAATCCTCCTATGCGGAAGGCAAGCGCGCGGCGGAGACGCTTTGCGCGATCTATCGCCACCAGTTCGGGCTGGACACGGTCAGCGCGCGCATCTTTGCCCTGCTGGGGCCGATGCTGCCGCTCGATACCCATTTCGCGGCGGGCAATTTCATTCGGGACGCAATGGAAGGCCGCCGCATTCGGGTTGAGAGTTCGGGGCAGGCGGTGCGATCTTACCTCTACGCGGCAGACCTTGCCGCATGGCTGTGGACCATGCTGGCCGATGCCCCGGCAGGCGCGGCCTATAATTGCGGATCGGAGGAGGCTGTCTCCATCGCCGATCTGGCCCGGCTGACGGCGGATGTCCTCGGCGGACCCGGCGTCGATGTGCTGGGCAAGCCCGATCCCGGCTGGAACCCCGGCCGTTACGTACCTTCGACAGCGGCGATCCGCCGCGATCTCGGCCTGCGCCCCACGGTCCCTCTCGCAGAGGCGATCCGGCGCACGGCCCTTGCCAATGGATGGACCAAGTGA
- a CDS encoding thiamine pyrophosphate-binding protein, with product MDQVSTIKLSDWVAQTLVEHGIADVFMLTGGGAMHLNHSLGTHPGLKTTFTHHEQALAMAAEAYYRLTNRLAVVNVTSGPGGTNAITGVYGAYVDSIGMVVISGQVKMETTVRHTGLPLRQYGDQELDIEPIVRPVTKYAAMVTDPRSIRYHLEKALYLAKSGRPGPVWLDIPLDVQAAKIDPDDLLPGFDPAELDEPWKQTDLESAASAILAMVASAQRPVVFAGGGVRLSGAHAEFIRLIEKLGVPVVTGWNAHDALWTDHPLNCGKPGTVGDRAGNMVTQSADLLMVLGSRLNIRQVSYNWQSFAREAFKIWVDIDPLELSKPNVAPDMPVVANLADLIPELLAAPYSGPTEAHREWLVWSQERVRRFPVVLPEYHSHSQLMHPYVALDELFRQLGDDDIVVTGNGSACVIGFQTAHIREGQRLWTNSGCATMGYDLPAAIGVCTATSGTRRVVALAGDGSIMMNLQEMQTIAGYGLPVKVFVINNSGYVSIFQTHRNFFNGVEVGGGPKSNVTFPEFARLADAFGFAYFSARSHNELPGAVSAALAADGPVLCELFVDEDVSFAPKLGAKSHPDGRITSPALEDLSPFLPREVLRENMRIELMDEE from the coding sequence ATGGACCAAGTGAGCACGATCAAACTTTCCGACTGGGTGGCGCAGACGCTGGTGGAACACGGCATTGCCGATGTCTTCATGCTGACCGGCGGCGGGGCGATGCACCTCAACCATTCGCTGGGCACGCATCCGGGGCTGAAGACCACCTTCACCCATCACGAACAGGCGCTGGCGATGGCGGCGGAGGCCTATTACCGGCTGACCAACCGGCTGGCGGTTGTGAACGTCACTTCCGGGCCGGGCGGCACGAATGCGATCACCGGCGTCTATGGCGCCTATGTCGATTCCATCGGCATGGTGGTGATTTCCGGGCAGGTGAAGATGGAAACCACCGTGCGCCACACGGGCCTGCCGCTGCGGCAATATGGCGACCAGGAACTGGACATCGAACCGATTGTCCGCCCGGTCACCAAATATGCCGCGATGGTCACCGATCCGCGTTCGATCCGCTATCATCTCGAAAAGGCGCTCTATCTGGCGAAGAGCGGCCGCCCCGGCCCGGTGTGGCTGGACATTCCGCTGGACGTGCAGGCGGCCAAGATCGACCCGGACGACCTGCTGCCCGGCTTCGATCCCGCCGAACTGGACGAGCCGTGGAAGCAGACCGATCTGGAAAGCGCGGCCTCCGCCATTCTCGCCATGGTCGCATCGGCCCAGCGTCCGGTGGTGTTTGCAGGCGGCGGCGTGCGGCTGAGCGGCGCACATGCCGAATTCATTCGCCTGATCGAAAAGCTGGGCGTGCCCGTGGTCACCGGCTGGAACGCGCATGATGCACTGTGGACCGACCATCCGCTGAATTGCGGCAAGCCCGGCACGGTGGGCGACCGGGCGGGCAATATGGTCACCCAAAGCGCGGATCTGCTGATGGTGCTGGGCAGCCGCCTGAACATCCGGCAGGTCAGCTACAATTGGCAAAGCTTCGCGCGTGAGGCGTTCAAGATCTGGGTGGACATCGATCCGCTGGAACTGAGCAAGCCCAATGTCGCTCCTGACATGCCCGTGGTGGCCAATCTTGCCGATCTGATCCCGGAACTGCTCGCCGCACCCTATTCCGGGCCGACCGAGGCGCATCGGGAATGGCTGGTATGGTCACAGGAACGCGTGCGCCGCTTCCCCGTCGTGCTGCCCGAATATCACAGCCATTCGCAGTTGATGCATCCCTATGTCGCGCTGGACGAGCTGTTCCGCCAGCTGGGGGATGACGATATCGTCGTCACCGGCAATGGCAGCGCCTGCGTGATCGGGTTCCAGACGGCCCATATCCGCGAAGGCCAGCGCCTGTGGACCAACTCGGGCTGCGCCACCATGGGTTATGATCTGCCCGCCGCCATCGGCGTTTGCACTGCCACCAGCGGCACGCGCCGCGTAGTGGCCCTTGCAGGTGACGGCAGCATCATGATGAATTTGCAGGAGATGCAGACCATCGCCGGATACGGCCTGCCGGTGAAGGTCTTCGTCATCAACAATTCGGGCTATGTCTCGATCTTCCAGACGCACCGCAATTTCTTCAACGGTGTGGAAGTGGGCGGCGGCCCCAAGAGCAACGTGACTTTCCCGGAATTCGCGCGTCTGGCCGATGCTTTCGGCTTCGCCTATTTCAGCGCCCGTTCGCATAATGAACTGCCGGGCGCGGTGTCTGCCGCGCTTGCGGCGGACGGCCCGGTACTGTGCGAGTTGTTCGTGGACGAGGACGTGTCCTTCGCCCCCAAGCTGGGCGCAAAGTCCCATCCCGACGGGCGGATCACCTCGCCCGCGCTGGAAGACCTCTCCCCCTTCCTCCCGCGCGAGGTGTTGCGTGAGAACATGCGTATCGAGCTGATGGACGAGGAATGA
- a CDS encoding GtrA family protein — MSGALSLGGRPLRFLAAGALNTAFGLAFYPALVWSVPFFHQHYLAALGVSQVVCLLFAFMTYKLGVFRTRGNVMREFGAFSGFYLVNYAANWGALPLLVELAHVPPAVAQTGFTCLVIAGSWFWHSRVTFAERGRKA; from the coding sequence ATGAGCGGCGCGCTTTCCCTTGGCGGCAGGCCCCTGCGCTTTCTGGCGGCAGGGGCACTGAACACGGCGTTCGGGCTGGCATTCTATCCGGCGCTGGTGTGGTCTGTGCCCTTCTTCCACCAGCATTATCTGGCTGCGCTGGGCGTATCGCAGGTGGTGTGCCTGCTGTTCGCCTTCATGACCTACAAGCTGGGCGTGTTCCGCACGCGCGGCAATGTGATGCGGGAATTCGGGGCGTTTTCGGGGTTCTATCTGGTGAACTACGCGGCCAACTGGGGGGCGCTGCCGCTGCTGGTGGAACTGGCGCATGTTCCCCCGGCCGTCGCCCAGACGGGCTTTACCTGTCTGGTCATTGCCGGAAGCTGGTTCTGGCACAGCCGCGTAACCTTTGCGGAACGGGGGCGGAAGGCATGA
- a CDS encoding methyltransferase domain-containing protein, protein MSEQAFLRRLCPCCGSWAGEMEMESRRVAEHLPLSQLRPLWAGLDKEPVFFSYRRCANCGLLYNPVYFTGRALADLYSELAPNMNMVPRSMIEATQRGYFDAIARSGALGGDYLEIGPDVGHMTADAARRGSFRHFWLYEPNRAVHSLLRKAAGTEAVTLESGMDDLSAVPENTVGLAVMVHVLDHLLDPLPLLTQIRARLRPGGMLAIVTHNEGSLLRRVLGRKWPPFCLQHPQLFSPVTMKAMLERAGLERVEVTGSSNQFPSDFLVRQGAQAVGLPLGKVPLPSFPVRLPLGNILTLARAPG, encoded by the coding sequence ATGAGCGAACAGGCCTTCCTGCGGCGCCTGTGCCCTTGCTGCGGATCATGGGCGGGCGAAATGGAGATGGAAAGCCGCCGGGTGGCGGAACACCTCCCGCTCAGCCAGTTGCGCCCGCTCTGGGCCGGGCTGGACAAGGAACCGGTGTTCTTTTCCTACCGCCGCTGCGCCAATTGCGGGCTGCTCTACAATCCGGTCTATTTCACCGGGCGCGCGCTGGCCGATCTCTATTCGGAACTGGCGCCGAATATGAACATGGTGCCCCGTTCGATGATCGAGGCGACACAGCGCGGCTATTTTGATGCGATTGCCCGTTCGGGTGCGCTTGGCGGCGATTATCTGGAGATTGGCCCCGATGTCGGCCACATGACGGCGGATGCCGCCCGACGCGGCAGTTTCCGCCACTTCTGGCTCTATGAACCCAACCGTGCGGTCCACAGCCTGCTGCGCAAGGCGGCAGGCACGGAAGCGGTCACGCTGGAAAGCGGGATGGACGATCTTTCCGCCGTACCTGAAAACACGGTTGGCCTTGCCGTGATGGTCCATGTGCTGGACCATCTGCTCGATCCCCTGCCGCTCCTCACCCAGATCCGCGCCAGGCTGCGGCCCGGTGGCATGCTGGCGATTGTCACCCATAATGAGGGATCGCTGCTGCGGCGCGTGCTGGGTCGCAAATGGCCGCCCTTCTGCCTGCAGCACCCGCAGCTTTTCAGCCCCGTGACGATGAAGGCGATGCTCGAACGGGCCGGGCTGGAACGAGTGGAAGTGACGGGCAGCAGCAACCAGTTTCCCAGCGATTTCCTCGTCCGTCAGGGCGCGCAGGCTGTTGGCCTGCCGCTGGGCAAGGTTCCGCTGCCTTCGTTCCCGGTGCGGTTGCCGCTGGGGAATATCCTCACGCTGGCGCGAGCGCCGGGTTAA